The Fibrobacter sp. UWR4 genome contains a region encoding:
- the rhuM gene encoding RhuM family protein, whose product MENQLEKTPEKGEIIAYHTDGELHLDVRLENETVWLTQVQIAELFGTKRPAITKHLKNIYASQELDEHSTCSVLEHMGNASQQVYETKYYNLDAILSVGYRVNSKNATLFRRWANQVLKDHLLKGYSINQRLMLSEQRIDQQLVNHENHLQSHDNRLDALEKQVDFFVKLNTPPTEGAIPAKSWWSGYEFAAQLVRSAKQEIIIIDPYADDRTLRLLAKKSAGVKGFVYSARVTRTMKEEENLLNRQNPTVQVLNIRDVHDRFIIVDETVYHVGASINDLGKQLTAFSVLEFLTKEQLLEMIK is encoded by the coding sequence ATGGAAAATCAACTTGAAAAAACGCCCGAAAAGGGTGAAATCATCGCCTACCACACCGATGGCGAGTTGCATCTTGATGTCCGTCTCGAAAACGAAACCGTCTGGCTGACGCAGGTTCAAATTGCAGAGCTATTTGGCACAAAACGACCCGCAATTACAAAACACTTAAAAAACATCTACGCATCTCAGGAACTAGATGAACATAGCACATGTTCCGTTTTGGAACATATGGGTAATGCAAGCCAACAGGTTTACGAAACGAAATACTACAATCTTGATGCGATATTATCCGTTGGATATAGGGTAAATAGCAAAAATGCAACCCTTTTTCGTCGCTGGGCAAACCAAGTCCTTAAGGACCACCTTCTCAAAGGCTACAGCATCAACCAGCGTTTGATGCTTTCCGAGCAACGCATTGACCAGCAGCTAGTCAATCACGAGAACCATCTACAATCTCATGACAATCGGCTTGATGCTCTCGAAAAGCAAGTAGATTTCTTTGTCAAGCTAAACACGCCTCCCACAGAAGGCGCAATTCCTGCGAAATCCTGGTGGAGCGGCTACGAATTCGCAGCCCAGCTCGTCCGTTCAGCAAAACAAGAAATCATTATCATCGATCCCTATGCAGACGACAGGACTCTACGACTCCTGGCAAAAAAGTCTGCAGGAGTAAAGGGATTTGTCTATTCTGCACGAGTCACCCGCACAATGAAAGAAGAAGAGAATCTATTAAACCGTCAAAACCCCACCGTACAGGTCCTGAATATTCGTGATGTACACGACCGTTTTATCATCGTAGATGAAACAGTCTATCATGTAGGTGCGTCCATCAACGACTTGGGCAAGCAACTGACGGCTTTTTCTGTTTTAGAGTTTTTGACGAAAGAACAATTATTGGAGATGATAAAATAG
- a CDS encoding DapH/DapD/GlmU-related protein translates to MNPVIIEGVEIRGFASLEKACPTDISFWTGNAKSITGAAGFSVLDLEKCQAGVLFVPQGIASQDGSASDLRRIFPKVRCLVPVENPYHAMVCFLEKYGSRLVDMPRDASGAPVAQIDPSAEIGPGCVVMPGAVIGAHCRLEANVVVYPNVVIGENCIFQAGVVVGSRGFGFYEFQGKRRMVPHLAGVRIGNNCSFGANTVVAAGFISPTTIGNDSHFDAMVQIGHNCVLGNNIYMAAQTALGGTTVVEDDVNIAGGAKAAGHLTIGRGAIVTAKAGVTKSVPAGRTVAGFPAIDADVWRRQMVELRVMAKKNLKK, encoded by the coding sequence ATGAATCCGGTAATTATTGAGGGGGTGGAAATCCGCGGCTTTGCCTCGCTGGAAAAGGCGTGCCCCACGGATATTAGCTTTTGGACAGGCAATGCTAAAAGTATTACTGGCGCAGCTGGGTTTTCCGTCTTGGATTTGGAAAAATGTCAGGCTGGCGTGCTGTTTGTTCCTCAGGGTATCGCGTCGCAGGATGGTTCTGCATCTGACCTCCGCAGGATTTTCCCCAAGGTTCGCTGCCTGGTTCCTGTGGAAAATCCATATCACGCCATGGTCTGCTTTCTGGAAAAGTACGGCTCCCGTCTGGTGGATATGCCCCGGGACGCCTCGGGCGCACCTGTTGCGCAGATTGACCCTTCCGCAGAAATAGGCCCAGGCTGTGTAGTAATGCCCGGCGCTGTCATTGGTGCCCACTGCCGTCTGGAAGCCAACGTGGTCGTATACCCCAATGTGGTCATCGGGGAAAACTGCATTTTTCAGGCGGGAGTTGTGGTAGGTAGCCGCGGTTTCGGTTTTTACGAATTCCAGGGCAAGCGCCGCATGGTTCCTCACTTGGCCGGAGTCCGTATCGGCAATAACTGCAGCTTCGGCGCAAATACCGTGGTGGCCGCAGGTTTTATTTCTCCCACCACCATCGGGAACGACAGCCACTTTGATGCCATGGTCCAGATCGGCCACAACTGCGTTCTGGGCAATAACATTTACATGGCCGCACAAACCGCTCTAGGCGGCACCACCGTCGTGGAAGATGACGTGAACATCGCAGGCGGCGCAAAGGCAGCAGGTCACCTCACCATTGGCCGCGGCGCCATCGTCACCGCAAAAGCCGGCGTCACCAAGAGCGTTCCCGCAGGCCGCACCGTAGCAGGTTTCCCCGCCATCGACGCCGATGTCTGGCGCAGGCAAATGGTGGAACTGCGTGTAATGGCGAAGAAGAATTTGAAGAAATAA